In the Planctomycetaceae bacterium genome, GCGTCGATAATTCGAACAACAATGATTTGTTGTCCGTGAACGGTGTCACTCCGCGATACGCCCAGGTGATTCTGCCATCTGACTGAATCAAAAATGTTCCATGCTGTCGAACTTCATCACTGGCAGCGTCCGCCGGCTTGTGACAACCGAATTGATACGCAATCTGATCATCAGGGTCAGAAAGCACCAGAAAATCAAACTTCCCGTATTCTTCGTAGGATTTATTTGTTTGCTCAATCGTATCGGGACTGACGGCAACGATTTTTGCCCCGAGTTCGTGGAAGTAGCCGAGATCATCGTTGAGCGCATACAGCTGGGCGACACAGTGGCTGCAGGCGTAACCATAATAAAAAACAAGTACGACCGGACCATCCTTCAACACATCCGCCAGACGGTACGTGTTTCCATCAGATCCCATCAACTCAAAATCAGGCGCCTGCTGGTCGAGAAGGACATGAGGCTGCGATTCAGCCGGTTGAAAGTCATTGTCCGAAAGCAGTGTCTTCAATTCGACAGAAATCGGACGAGCATTGACTGCGGTCAGAAATGCCCGGGCGTCTTCTTTGACGTTGCCAGTCGAGACTAAACCATACTTCAGACAGATCTGTCGACATTGTTCCAGAAATGCCTGATTGGTTGGCGCCCCCTGTGGAACACTTACGTGGTAAATCAGCACGGCGGCG is a window encoding:
- a CDS encoding redoxin domain-containing protein, producing MAESSNISRSHDVSDLQLEADDANASPPGLERAVNNKPLLWLLGGIALLYAAVLIYHVSVPQGAPTNQAFLEQCRQICLKYGLVSTGNVKEDARAFLTAVNARPISVELKTLLSDNDFQPAESQPHVLLDQQAPDFELMGSDGNTYRLADVLKDGPVVLVFYYGYACSHCVAQLYALNDDLGYFHELGAKIVAVSPDTIEQTNKSYEEYGKFDFLVLSDPDDQIAYQFGCHKPADAASDEVRQHGTFLIQSDGRITWAYRGVTPFTDNKSLLFELSTPKNSAESDSTAQVSLAD